Proteins from a genomic interval of Sphingomonas sp. Y38-1Y:
- a CDS encoding aldehyde dehydrogenase (NADP(+)), producing the protein MTLTGDLFIAGERRSSEQRFRAYDPAQGAEIGDVAFAGASEQDVADACAAAEAAFLPYSTKPLEERAAFLEAIADEIEALGDALVERASRESGLPTARITGERGRTANQLRLFAKEVRDGAWQKLRIDHADAARTPPKPDLRVRTVPIGPVAVFGASNFPLAFSTAGGDTASALAAGCPVVMKGHSAHPGTAELIATAIARAVEKTGMPKGVFSLVNGMGRHVGQGLVADPRIQAVGFTGSRGGGEALMKIAAARPRPIPVYAEMSAINPVILMPAALKARGEALAKAYVASLAMGAGQFCTNPGLVLGIAGAELDAFSQAAAETLTGQVAQVMLTDGIYKAYEEGKEKLAASPYVTKLAEGAEPAGPTQGRAALFTVEGKDFLADPVHLHEVFGASSVLVRCADLEELVGVLSQLEGQLTATIQVDEGDYADAKRLIPVLEQTVGRILANGWPTGVEVTHAMVHGGPYPATSDGRTTSVGTLAIDRFLRPVAYQDLPEALLPDALREGGQAGTLARIDGAWTL; encoded by the coding sequence ATGACCCTGACCGGCGACCTGTTCATCGCAGGCGAGCGCCGCTCGTCCGAGCAGCGCTTCCGCGCCTATGATCCCGCACAGGGCGCCGAGATCGGCGACGTGGCCTTTGCCGGCGCGAGCGAGCAGGACGTCGCCGACGCCTGCGCCGCCGCGGAGGCCGCGTTCCTTCCTTATTCGACCAAGCCGCTCGAAGAGCGCGCCGCGTTCCTCGAGGCGATCGCCGACGAGATCGAGGCGTTGGGCGACGCGCTGGTCGAGCGCGCCAGCCGCGAGAGCGGGCTTCCTACCGCGCGCATCACCGGCGAGCGCGGCCGCACTGCCAACCAGCTTCGCCTGTTCGCCAAGGAAGTGCGCGACGGCGCGTGGCAGAAGCTGCGCATCGACCATGCCGATGCCGCGCGCACCCCGCCCAAGCCCGACCTTCGCGTTCGCACCGTGCCGATCGGCCCGGTCGCGGTGTTCGGCGCGTCGAACTTCCCGCTCGCCTTCTCGACCGCGGGCGGCGACACCGCCTCGGCACTGGCGGCCGGTTGCCCGGTGGTGATGAAGGGCCACAGCGCGCACCCGGGCACGGCCGAGCTGATCGCGACCGCGATCGCGCGCGCCGTCGAAAAGACGGGCATGCCCAAGGGCGTGTTCAGCCTGGTCAACGGCATGGGCCGTCATGTCGGCCAGGGCCTGGTCGCCGATCCGCGCATCCAGGCGGTGGGCTTCACCGGCAGCCGCGGCGGCGGCGAGGCGCTGATGAAGATCGCGGCTGCGCGTCCGCGTCCGATCCCCGTCTATGCCGAGATGTCGGCAATCAACCCGGTCATCCTGATGCCTGCGGCGCTGAAGGCGCGCGGCGAGGCGCTGGCCAAGGCCTATGTCGCGTCGCTGGCGATGGGCGCGGGCCAGTTCTGCACCAATCCCGGCCTCGTCCTCGGCATCGCCGGCGCCGAGCTTGACGCCTTCTCGCAGGCGGCGGCGGAGACGCTGACCGGCCAGGTGGCGCAGGTCATGCTGACCGACGGCATCTACAAGGCGTATGAGGAGGGCAAGGAGAAGCTTGCCGCCAGCCCCTATGTCACCAAGCTGGCCGAGGGTGCCGAGCCCGCCGGCCCGACCCAGGGTCGCGCGGCGCTGTTCACCGTCGAGGGCAAGGACTTCCTCGCCGACCCTGTCCACCTGCACGAGGTGTTCGGCGCATCGTCGGTGCTGGTCCGCTGTGCCGACCTGGAGGAACTGGTCGGCGTGCTGTCGCAGCTCGAAGGTCAGCTGACCGCGACGATTCAGGTCGACGAGGGCGACTATGCCGATGCCAAGCGCCTGATCCCCGTGCTGGAGCAGACGGTCGGCCGCATCCTCGCCAATGGCTGGCCGACGGGCGTCGAGGTGACGCACGCGATGGTGCATGGCGGTCCCTATCCGGCGACGTCGGATGGGCGCACGACCTCGGTCGGGACGCTCGCGATCGATCGCTTCCTGCGTCCGGTTGCGTACCAGGACCTGCCGGAAGCGCTGCTGCCGGACGCCCTGCGCGAAGGTGGCCAGGCGGGCACGCTGGCGCGGATCGACGGCGCCTGGACACTTTGA
- the manD gene encoding D-mannonate dehydratase ManD — protein MPKIVAARVIVTCPGRNFVTLKIECDDGTTGVGDATLNGRELAVASYLTDHVVPCLIGRDAHRIEDIWQYLYKGAYWRRGPVTMTAIAAVDTALWDIKGKLAGLPVYQLLGGASREGVMVYGHANGTSIQDTIDAAIEYQQQGYKAIRIQCGVPGMASTYGVSKDRYFYEPADADLPSENVWSTSKYLRVVPELFAAAREALGWDVHLLHDIHHRLTPIEAGRLGKDLEPYRPFWLEDATPAENQEAFRLIRQHTTAPLAVGEIFNSIWDAKDLIQNQLIDYIRATVVHAGGITHLRRIAALADLYQVRTGCHGATDLSPVCMAAALHFDLSVPNFGVQEYMRHTPETDAVFPHAYTFEDGMMHPGDAPGLGVDIDEELAAGYEYSRAFLPVNRLEDGTLWSW, from the coding sequence ATGCCGAAGATCGTGGCCGCCCGCGTAATCGTGACGTGCCCGGGGCGCAACTTCGTGACGCTCAAGATCGAGTGCGACGACGGCACCACCGGCGTCGGCGATGCGACCCTCAACGGACGCGAGCTGGCGGTGGCGAGCTACCTGACCGACCACGTCGTTCCCTGCCTAATCGGCCGCGATGCGCACCGGATCGAGGATATCTGGCAGTATCTCTACAAGGGTGCCTATTGGCGCCGCGGCCCGGTCACCATGACTGCGATCGCCGCCGTCGACACCGCGCTCTGGGACATCAAGGGGAAGCTCGCCGGCCTGCCCGTCTATCAGCTGCTCGGCGGAGCGAGCCGCGAGGGCGTGATGGTCTATGGCCACGCCAATGGCACGTCGATCCAGGACACGATCGACGCCGCGATCGAGTATCAGCAGCAAGGCTACAAGGCGATCCGCATCCAGTGCGGCGTCCCCGGCATGGCCTCGACCTATGGCGTGTCCAAGGACCGCTATTTCTACGAGCCCGCGGACGCCGACCTGCCGAGCGAGAATGTCTGGTCGACGTCCAAGTATCTGCGCGTCGTCCCCGAGCTGTTCGCCGCCGCGCGCGAGGCTCTGGGCTGGGACGTCCACCTGCTCCACGACATCCATCACCGCCTGACCCCGATCGAGGCAGGGCGGCTGGGCAAGGACCTGGAGCCATATCGCCCCTTCTGGCTGGAAGACGCGACCCCGGCCGAGAACCAGGAGGCGTTCCGCCTGATCCGCCAGCACACCACCGCGCCGCTGGCAGTGGGCGAGATTTTCAATTCGATCTGGGACGCCAAGGACCTGATCCAGAACCAGCTGATCGACTATATCCGCGCCACGGTCGTCCATGCCGGCGGGATCACGCACCTGCGCCGCATCGCCGCGCTCGCCGACCTCTATCAGGTCCGCACCGGGTGCCACGGCGCGACCGACCTGTCGCCCGTCTGCATGGCGGCGGCGCTGCACTTCGACCTCAGCGTCCCCAATTTCGGCGTGCAGGAATATATGCGCCACACGCCGGAGACCGACGCGGTCTTCCCGCACGCCTACACGTTCGAGGACGGCATGATGCATCCGGGCGATGCGCCGGGCCTGGGCGTCGACATCGATGAGGAGCTCGCCGCGGGGTATGAGTACAGCCGCGCCTTCCTGCCGGTGAACCGGCTGGAGGACGGCACCTTGTGGAGCTGGTGA
- a CDS encoding sugar porter family MFS transporter has product MRFIGAIVAVATIGGFMFGYDSGVINGTQDGLEAAFDLSALGTGFNVGAILIGCAAGAFSAGRLADVIGRRKVMMLSAFLFLVSALLAGIAGSSTIFVIARLIGGLGVGAASVLSPAYISEVTPAAIRGRLASVQQIMIITGLTGAFVANWALAQVAGGSTAPFWYGFEAWRWMFWMQAIPALVYLLALLTIPESPRFLVTKGRHDEAEAVLVKLLGTDEGTRKVAEIRASLSQDHRPRFSDLRDKVTGKIRSIVWVGIGLAIFQQLVGINVVFYYGAVLWQSVGFSEADSLLINIVSGTLSILACLVTVALVDKVGRKPLLLIGSAGMFVTLATVAFAFSHSVPGAEGGVTLPGNWGIIALIAANLYVIFFNVSWGPVMWVMLGEMFPNQIRGSALAFAGLAQWMANFFVSVSFPWAAANIGLVVTYSFFAASALISYFFVSRSVHETRGRELEAMEG; this is encoded by the coding sequence ATGCGCTTTATCGGCGCGATCGTCGCGGTGGCGACGATCGGCGGGTTCATGTTCGGCTATGACAGCGGCGTCATCAACGGGACGCAGGACGGGCTGGAGGCGGCGTTCGACCTCTCCGCGCTCGGCACCGGCTTCAACGTCGGCGCGATCCTGATCGGCTGTGCGGCGGGCGCCTTCTCGGCCGGTCGCCTGGCCGACGTGATCGGGCGCCGCAAGGTGATGATGCTGTCGGCGTTCCTGTTCCTCGTCAGCGCGCTGCTGGCCGGGATCGCGGGCAGCTCGACCATCTTCGTCATCGCGCGCCTGATCGGCGGCTTGGGCGTCGGCGCCGCGTCGGTGCTGTCGCCCGCCTATATCTCCGAAGTGACCCCCGCCGCGATCCGCGGCCGGCTCGCCTCGGTCCAGCAGATCATGATCATCACCGGCCTGACCGGTGCGTTCGTCGCCAACTGGGCACTGGCGCAGGTCGCCGGCGGCTCGACCGCGCCCTTCTGGTACGGGTTCGAGGCGTGGCGCTGGATGTTCTGGATGCAGGCGATCCCGGCGCTGGTCTATCTCTTGGCGTTGCTGACGATCCCCGAAAGCCCCCGCTTCCTGGTGACCAAGGGCCGCCATGACGAGGCCGAGGCAGTACTCGTCAAGCTGCTCGGCACCGACGAGGGGACGCGCAAGGTCGCCGAGATCCGCGCCTCGCTCTCGCAGGATCACCGTCCTCGCTTCTCGGACCTTCGCGACAAGGTGACGGGCAAGATCCGCTCGATCGTGTGGGTCGGCATCGGCCTCGCCATCTTCCAGCAGCTCGTCGGCATCAACGTCGTCTTCTATTACGGCGCGGTGCTGTGGCAGTCGGTGGGCTTCTCCGAGGCCGACTCGCTGCTCATCAACATCGTGTCGGGCACGCTCTCGATCCTCGCCTGCCTCGTCACCGTGGCGCTGGTCGACAAGGTCGGGCGCAAGCCGCTGCTGCTGATCGGTTCGGCGGGCATGTTCGTGACGCTCGCGACCGTCGCCTTCGCCTTTTCGCACTCGGTGCCGGGCGCCGAGGGCGGCGTCACGCTGCCGGGCAATTGGGGCATCATCGCGCTGATCGCCGCCAACCTCTATGTCATCTTCTTCAACGTCAGCTGGGGTCCGGTGATGTGGGTCATGCTGGGCGAGATGTTCCCCAACCAGATCCGCGGATCGGCGCTGGCGTTCGCCGGCCTGGCCCAGTGGATGGCGAACTTCTTCGTCTCGGTGAGCTTCCCGTGGGCGGCGGCCAACATCGGCCTGGTCGTCACCTACAGCTTCTTCGCGGCGAGCGCGCTCATCTCCTACTTCTTCGTCAGCCGCAGCGTCCACGAGACCCGCGGCCGCGAGCTGGAGGCGATGGAAGGCTGA
- a CDS encoding SDR family oxidoreductase codes for MAEADPSFDTVPDAASRAIYPSLNGKRVLVTGGGSGIGAGIVEGFARQGADVTFFDIAEADSRAVVERLGSPNVRFEQVDLTRVADLQATIARLIDQNNGFDILVNNAANDDRHTLDQVDEAYWDNRLAVNLKHMFFCAQAVVPAMRARGGGAIINLGSISWHLGLPGLTLYQTCKAAIEGLTRSLARELGPDNIRATCVIPGNVRTPRQLQWYTPEGEAEIVDAQCLKGRLLPHDIAAMVMFLASDDAALVTGHNYFVDAGWR; via the coding sequence ATGGCCGAGGCCGACCCGAGTTTCGACACCGTTCCGGACGCGGCCAGCCGGGCAATCTATCCCAGCCTCAACGGCAAGCGCGTGCTGGTCACCGGCGGCGGATCGGGGATCGGCGCCGGGATCGTCGAGGGGTTCGCTCGGCAGGGCGCCGACGTCACCTTCTTCGACATCGCCGAGGCGGATTCGCGCGCGGTGGTCGAGCGGCTGGGGTCGCCGAACGTCCGCTTCGAGCAGGTCGACCTCACCCGCGTCGCCGACCTTCAGGCGACGATCGCGCGGCTGATCGACCAGAACAACGGTTTCGACATCCTCGTCAACAACGCCGCCAACGACGACCGCCACACGCTCGACCAGGTGGACGAGGCCTATTGGGACAACCGCCTGGCGGTGAACCTGAAGCACATGTTCTTCTGTGCGCAGGCGGTGGTGCCCGCGATGCGTGCCCGCGGTGGCGGTGCGATCATCAATCTGGGTTCGATCTCCTGGCATCTCGGCCTGCCCGGCCTCACCCTGTACCAGACCTGCAAGGCCGCCATCGAAGGCCTGACTCGCAGCCTGGCGCGCGAGTTGGGCCCCGACAACATTCGCGCGACCTGCGTCATTCCGGGGAATGTCCGCACCCCGCGCCAGCTTCAATGGTACACGCCCGAGGGCGAGGCGGAGATCGTCGACGCGCAGTGCCTGAAGGGGCGCTTGCTGCCGCACGACATTGCGGCGATGGTGATGTTCCTGGCCTCCGACGATGCCGCGCTCGTGACCGGGCACAATTACTTCGTCGATGCCGGCTGGCGCTGA
- a CDS encoding SMP-30/gluconolactonase/LRE family protein — MGVVKSEPQSIWALGGPLLEGPVWVAREKALYFVDIKRHRIYRLDPATGERAEWAAPDQVGFVLPIAGGGFVAGLKTGLSRFDPKDGSFAAILSPEPDQPGNRLNDGTVDGAGRLWFGSMDDAEAGITGTIYRYDGKTCTATTPKVSITNGPAVSPDGRTLYHVDTLGQVIHAATLSEAGELSDPRVFARIGEGEGFPDGPTCDAEGCVWIGLYNGGAVRRYSPKGELLETVRFPVSAITKVAFGGPELKTVFATTANKHLDAAGRAKEPLAGDLFRFEVDVPGVVLPEARI, encoded by the coding sequence ATGGGCGTGGTGAAGAGCGAGCCGCAGAGCATCTGGGCGCTGGGCGGCCCGCTGCTCGAAGGGCCGGTCTGGGTGGCGCGCGAAAAGGCGCTCTACTTCGTCGATATCAAGCGGCATCGCATCTATCGCCTCGATCCCGCAACCGGCGAGCGCGCGGAATGGGCGGCGCCCGATCAGGTCGGCTTCGTGCTGCCGATCGCCGGCGGCGGCTTCGTCGCGGGGCTCAAGACCGGGCTGTCGCGCTTCGATCCCAAGGACGGCAGCTTCGCCGCGATCCTGTCGCCCGAGCCCGACCAGCCGGGCAATCGCCTGAACGACGGCACCGTCGACGGGGCAGGGCGGCTGTGGTTCGGCAGCATGGACGATGCCGAGGCGGGCATCACCGGCACCATCTATCGCTATGACGGCAAGACCTGCACCGCGACGACGCCGAAGGTTTCGATCACCAACGGCCCGGCGGTCAGCCCCGATGGGCGCACCCTTTATCATGTCGACACGCTGGGACAGGTCATCCACGCCGCGACGCTGAGCGAGGCGGGCGAGCTTTCCGACCCCCGCGTGTTCGCGCGCATCGGCGAGGGCGAGGGTTTTCCCGACGGCCCGACCTGCGATGCCGAGGGCTGCGTGTGGATCGGTCTCTACAATGGCGGCGCGGTGCGGCGCTATTCGCCCAAGGGCGAGCTTCTGGAGACCGTCCGCTTCCCCGTCAGCGCGATCACCAAGGTCGCGTTCGGCGGGCCGGAGCTCAAGACGGTGTTCGCGACGACGGCGAACAAGCACCTCGACGCTGCCGGCCGCGCGAAGGAGCCGCTGGCGGGCGACCTGTTCCGCTTCGAGGTGGACGTCCCGGGGGTCGTGCTGCCCGAGGCGCGGATCTAA
- a CDS encoding alpha-glucuronidase family glycosyl hydrolase yields the protein MRSGSWTRIVAALLLFTGILVRPDGARAEDGYELWQRYRALPAADASALAARAGSVESDEASNPTIAVAVAELRRALPTLTSGAATGQGGAILIGTPASPRIAALRLPLSRAGEEGFLIREADVGGRRTLVIAGNRPVGALYGAFHFLRLAQQGPLPARIDVAEQPRVKLRMLNHWDNLDRTVERGFSGQSIWDWWKLPNATDPRYIDYARANASLGINGTVLNNVNAKPDMMTAEWIAKAAKVADVLRPYGIKVYLSARWSTPVELKQTATADPLDPAVAAWWKAKADEIYRVIPDFGGFLVKANSEGQPGPQDYKRTHADGANMLAAAVKPHGGIVMWRAFVYSEVDPEDRGKQAYSEFKPLDGKFADNVVVQVKNGAIDFQPREPFHPLFGAMPKTPLMIEVQITKEYLGFATHLAYLAPMWSEVLEADTYAKGRGSTVAKVVDGSLEGHELTGMAGVANIGSDRNWSGSIFDQANWYAYGRMAWNPDLAPATIAREWARQTFTPDPAFVEPATAMMMGSRQAVVDYMTPLGLAHLMATGHHYGPGPWVSDLARPEWNPTYYHRADKNGIGFDRTKTGSNAVAQYAPPVARRFADRRTVGDDFLLWFHHVGWDERMASGRTLWEEMVARYDGGVAAVEGMNRQWAALSSMIDTERAEQIASFLVIQKEEAIWWRDASLAYFGSVSGRPLPQGVRPPAHDLDYYKAIRHPYAPGHH from the coding sequence ATGCGAAGCGGCAGCTGGACGAGGATCGTGGCAGCGCTGCTGTTGTTCACCGGAATTTTGGTCAGGCCAGACGGCGCACGCGCCGAGGATGGCTACGAGCTGTGGCAGCGCTATCGCGCGCTACCCGCGGCCGATGCGTCGGCACTCGCCGCACGCGCAGGATCGGTCGAGTCGGATGAAGCGTCCAACCCGACGATCGCCGTCGCGGTCGCCGAGCTTCGCCGTGCGCTGCCAACGTTGACGAGCGGCGCGGCGACGGGGCAGGGCGGTGCGATCCTGATCGGAACGCCGGCCTCGCCGCGGATCGCCGCGCTTCGCCTGCCGCTGTCGCGCGCGGGCGAGGAGGGCTTCCTGATCCGCGAAGCCGATGTCGGAGGGCGCCGCACGCTGGTGATCGCGGGCAACCGGCCGGTCGGCGCGCTCTACGGCGCGTTCCACTTTCTCCGCCTTGCCCAGCAGGGACCGCTTCCCGCGCGGATCGACGTCGCCGAGCAGCCGCGCGTCAAGCTGCGCATGCTCAACCACTGGGACAATCTCGATCGCACGGTCGAGCGTGGTTTCTCCGGCCAGTCGATCTGGGACTGGTGGAAGCTGCCGAACGCGACCGATCCGCGCTACATCGACTATGCGCGTGCCAACGCCTCGCTCGGCATCAACGGCACGGTGCTCAACAACGTCAACGCCAAGCCCGACATGATGACCGCGGAGTGGATCGCCAAGGCGGCCAAGGTCGCCGACGTGCTGCGCCCCTATGGCATCAAGGTCTATCTGTCCGCCCGCTGGTCGACGCCGGTGGAGCTCAAGCAGACCGCGACCGCCGATCCGCTCGATCCCGCCGTCGCGGCCTGGTGGAAGGCGAAGGCCGACGAGATCTATCGCGTCATCCCCGATTTCGGCGGCTTCCTGGTCAAGGCGAATTCGGAAGGCCAGCCCGGCCCGCAGGATTACAAGCGCACGCATGCCGACGGCGCCAACATGCTCGCCGCCGCGGTCAAGCCGCATGGCGGGATCGTGATGTGGCGCGCCTTCGTCTATTCGGAGGTCGATCCCGAGGATCGCGGCAAGCAGGCCTATAGCGAGTTCAAGCCGCTCGACGGCAAGTTCGCCGACAATGTCGTCGTCCAGGTCAAGAACGGCGCGATCGACTTCCAGCCGCGCGAACCTTTCCACCCGCTGTTCGGCGCGATGCCCAAGACCCCTCTGATGATCGAGGTGCAGATCACCAAGGAGTATCTCGGCTTCGCCACGCACCTCGCCTATCTCGCGCCGATGTGGTCGGAGGTGCTGGAGGCCGACACCTATGCCAAGGGGCGCGGGTCGACCGTCGCCAAGGTCGTCGATGGCAGCCTGGAGGGTCACGAGCTGACCGGCATGGCGGGCGTCGCCAATATCGGCAGCGACCGCAACTGGTCGGGCTCGATCTTCGACCAGGCCAATTGGTACGCCTATGGACGGATGGCGTGGAACCCGGACCTCGCGCCCGCCACGATCGCGCGCGAATGGGCACGCCAGACCTTCACGCCCGACCCTGCCTTCGTCGAGCCGGCGACGGCGATGATGATGGGATCGCGCCAGGCGGTGGTGGACTACATGACCCCGCTCGGCCTCGCGCACCTGATGGCGACCGGCCATCATTACGGGCCGGGACCGTGGGTGAGCGACCTCGCGCGGCCCGAATGGAATCCGACATATTATCACCGCGCCGACAAGAACGGCATCGGCTTCGACCGGACCAAGACCGGCTCCAACGCGGTCGCGCAATATGCGCCGCCGGTGGCGCGCCGCTTCGCCGATCGGCGCACCGTCGGCGACGACTTCCTCCTCTGGTTCCACCATGTCGGCTGGGACGAGCGGATGGCGTCGGGGCGCACGCTTTGGGAAGAGATGGTCGCGCGCTATGACGGCGGCGTCGCTGCGGTCGAGGGGATGAACCGCCAATGGGCGGCCCTGTCATCGATGATCGACACGGAACGCGCCGAGCAGATCGCATCGTTTCTTGTCATACAAAAAGAAGAGGCCATATGGTGGCGCGACGCCAGCCTGGCTTATTTCGGGTCGGTGTCGGGACGGCCGCTGCCTCAGGGTGTTCGTCCGCCCGCGCACGACCTGGATTACTACAAGGCCATCCGGCATCCCTATGCCCCCGGCCACCACTGA
- a CDS encoding fumarylacetoacetate hydrolase family protein: MTLEWSRSALPADLDAAVLAGRVAVRGAVVPVIVKGGVVHSAFDAAPTSADLFDLDDPVAAAGDAICDVDDLGAEGSGAEFELRSPIDLQCVKACGVTFAVSAIERVIEERARGDSSAAAAIRSELEAKVGGGIRSVVPGSEEAARLKAALIEASLWSQYLEVAIGPDAEVFTKSPVLSTIGWGGDIGIRSDSHWNNPEPEVVIVVDAAGRPVGATLGNDVNLRDFEGRSALLLGKAKDNNASCSLGPFVRLFAGGFTMDDVRAAELDLTIEGTDGYRLEGHSSMREISRDPEELVRQTLSEHQYPDGFALFLGTLFAPVQDRDHPGRGFTHKVGDVVTIRSDALGSLTNTVVTSRDATPWTLGIRALMRDVAARRSETVPA; this comes from the coding sequence ATGACGCTTGAATGGAGTCGGTCGGCATTGCCCGCCGATCTGGATGCCGCGGTTCTGGCTGGCCGCGTGGCGGTACGCGGCGCGGTCGTGCCGGTGATCGTCAAGGGTGGGGTCGTCCACTCCGCCTTCGACGCCGCGCCGACGAGCGCCGACCTCTTCGACCTCGACGATCCGGTGGCTGCGGCCGGCGACGCGATTTGCGACGTCGATGATCTGGGCGCCGAGGGCTCGGGCGCCGAGTTCGAGCTGCGTTCCCCGATCGACCTGCAATGCGTCAAGGCATGCGGCGTCACCTTTGCCGTCTCCGCGATCGAGCGCGTCATCGAGGAGCGTGCACGCGGCGACTCGAGCGCCGCGGCGGCGATCCGTTCGGAGCTGGAGGCCAAGGTCGGCGGCGGCATCCGGTCGGTCGTGCCGGGCAGCGAGGAAGCCGCGCGGCTCAAGGCGGCGCTGATCGAGGCGAGCCTGTGGTCGCAATATCTCGAAGTCGCGATCGGCCCCGATGCGGAGGTGTTCACCAAGTCGCCCGTCCTGTCGACGATCGGCTGGGGCGGCGACATCGGCATCCGCTCCGACTCGCACTGGAACAATCCCGAGCCGGAAGTGGTGATCGTCGTCGATGCCGCCGGCCGTCCGGTCGGCGCAACGCTCGGCAACGACGTCAACCTGCGTGATTTCGAGGGGCGTAGCGCGCTCCTGCTCGGCAAGGCCAAGGACAACAACGCGTCCTGCTCGCTCGGTCCGTTCGTGCGGCTGTTCGCAGGCGGGTTCACGATGGACGACGTCCGCGCTGCCGAACTCGACCTGACGATCGAGGGCACCGACGGCTATCGGCTGGAGGGGCACAGCTCGATGCGCGAGATCAGCCGCGATCCTGAGGAACTGGTGCGCCAGACGCTGTCGGAGCATCAGTATCCCGACGGCTTCGCGCTGTTCCTGGGCACGCTGTTCGCGCCCGTCCAGGACCGCGATCATCCCGGCCGCGGCTTCACGCACAAGGTCGGCGACGTCGTCACGATCCGCAGCGACGCGCTGGGCAGCCTCACCAACACCGTCGTCACCTCGCGCGACGCGACACCCTGGACGCTCGGCATCCGCGCGCTGATGCGCGACGTCGCGGCGCGCCGGTCCGAAACGGTGCCTGCGTGA
- a CDS encoding FMN-binding negative transcriptional regulator, whose translation MYAPPAFREDRADMLFGAIRAHPLGTLVTSGAGGLLANLIPFTLVETGGAAILRAHLAKANDQIADLRAGAPTLVLFQGPHGYVSPSWYATKAEHGRVVPTWNYIAVQIAGEPRILDDADWLREQLEALTDAQEGARAEPWRVGDAPAAFVAGQMKGIVGLEIRVERIEGKWKVSQNQPAANRAGVVAGLCADGNDPLAEAVRERR comes from the coding sequence ATGTACGCCCCGCCCGCCTTTCGTGAGGATCGCGCCGACATGCTGTTCGGCGCGATCCGCGCGCATCCGCTCGGCACGCTTGTCACGTCGGGCGCCGGCGGACTGCTCGCCAATCTGATCCCGTTCACCTTGGTCGAGACCGGCGGCGCGGCGATCCTGCGCGCGCACCTCGCCAAGGCGAACGACCAGATCGCCGACCTTCGCGCAGGCGCGCCGACGCTGGTCCTGTTCCAGGGGCCGCACGGTTATGTCAGCCCGAGCTGGTACGCGACCAAGGCCGAGCATGGCCGCGTCGTCCCCACCTGGAACTACATCGCGGTGCAGATCGCCGGTGAGCCCCGCATCCTCGATGACGCCGATTGGCTCCGCGAGCAGCTGGAGGCGCTCACCGACGCGCAGGAGGGCGCTCGCGCCGAGCCGTGGCGGGTGGGCGACGCGCCCGCCGCGTTCGTGGCGGGGCAGATGAAGGGCATCGTCGGCCTGGAAATCCGCGTCGAGCGGATCGAGGGCAAGTGGAAGGTCAGCCAGAACCAGCCCGCCGCGAACCGCGCGGGTGTGGTGGCGGGGCTATGCGCGGACGGGAATGATCCGCTGGCGGAGGCGGTTCGGGAGCGCAGGTGA